TCAACTCTTTGTCCCAATCTTTAAGCTGGCGGGTCAGTTTTTCAATATATTTTTCTCGTTTCATAGTGCCTTTTGTAAACTTTTTTGTAATCGCTTCAATAGTATTACCGTTTCTTTCCTTCAATTGTTTCATCATAGCAGTCACCGGTACCTTTTTTTAGATTGTATTATTCTTTCAATTCAATTTTTCAGGCTATTCCTCCATAGCTCTTTGATATCTTTTGGCATACCGCTGTAAATATCCTCCATCTCACCTTCACTGATCTTTTGATAGAGCAGCTTTAGCACAGCCTGTAAGGCAACTTCGGCATCTATCGAGGTATTCCCGAAAAAGCCCATCTCAATGGTTTCCAGAAACTCATCAGCATCCAGTTTCTCGGGTTTATCCTTTAGATTATAACCTTCAAAGAACACCCCCCTGACCATAAGCGGCAACTGGGCTGATAGATCAAATACCTCACTTGGAGTAGATCGATCACGGATGGTATGCAGAACACTTCGCAGGGCCTGAAAAGCGATGTCCGGGCGATCTTCCCGGCCCATTTCCACCGCAATGGCGTGCAACCAATAATCAAACTCACTTGTAAATTTTTTTAAGTTTACCCCGGCCTCCTCCTTTTCTTCCGGTCCCACGGTTGATCTTTTCACCTTTTCATCGTGAACTTCACCCTTCTCTTCATCACCCGGTAACGGTTCGTACCACTTTACCTCTTTTTTTGTGTCATTCATAACGGCCTCATTGTTTGTGGTGTTTATACTTTTCCCATAAATAGCCAAATCCACTAATATTTACCGCAAGGCAGAATACCACCCTCCATGAAGGAGTATTCATTACATTGTTAACATAATGATCTTATTGTCCTTCCATGGTATCGGAAGAGTTCTCAGTGAGAGTCCTCTTCTTCACCTTCTATTTCGTTTTCAGCTTCCCTGCCAAGTGTTGCCTCCGTATCAGAAGAAATGGTTGTATTTTCTCTCAATTCGGTATGTCTGATCTGACCTCCTTCATAAGCTGTATACCCAAGTGAAGCTGCAGCAACCAAACTGTAAACCAATAATACCCACATGAATGTGTTCACTCCCTTCGTTGATTTTGAAACCATATACAGTCCCACGATACCGCCTACACCCAATATTATCGTCAGCCATTGAGCAGTAGCGGCCGACTCTTCATGACCTTCGATGATATCATGAGAAACCGTAGGCAAGTCTTCTACAATTTCTTCCGCAGATTCACCGGTTTGAAATGCCACAATGGAAAATATTCCTGCCACAATAAAACCGACGAGGGCAACTTTTTTTATGGACCGGCTTTTGGCCGTAATGCCCCAAACCAGAATTGCAATTGAGAAAAATGATGCCAGTATAGGTACATGATTGATCAATAAATGGTAATGTGCCGCATTCATATTTATGAAGATTAGTTATTATTGGTTTATCAGTTCACTTTACTATCCCAGTAAGGTGAGCCTTCTTCATCTCTTAATTGATATGTGTTTTTGCCCCTCTTCAGAATCCGGGCAACCATGATCTCCTGGTTTTTAAAGTCGATTACGGAACCGCTAACAGTGAGCTCCTCACCAATCTTAATATGTCTAAGTTGGCGGTCGATATACCAAGACGGACCCAAATGTACCTCCATGACCTCCTCTTCGTCTGCTAAAAACAGTATGACGCCACGTGTATCATGCCTGCTCTCCTTGGAATAAAATACTTCTACCACATGACCGGTAAATTCCGTAACGGAGTCAGGATTATAATTTCGGCGATACCTCTTGAGTCCAT
This is a stretch of genomic DNA from Halalkalibaculum roseum. It encodes these proteins:
- a CDS encoding DUF2267 domain-containing protein, giving the protein MNDTKKEVKWYEPLPGDEEKGEVHDEKVKRSTVGPEEKEEAGVNLKKFTSEFDYWLHAIAVEMGREDRPDIAFQALRSVLHTIRDRSTPSEVFDLSAQLPLMVRGVFFEGYNLKDKPEKLDADEFLETIEMGFFGNTSIDAEVALQAVLKLLYQKISEGEMEDIYSGMPKDIKELWRNSLKN